Proteins encoded by one window of Dokdonella sp.:
- the rimO gene encoding 30S ribosomal protein S12 methylthiotransferase RimO, with protein sequence MSRRSPKIGFVSLGCPKALVDSERILTQLRVGGYAIVPRHEEADVVVVNTCGFIEAAVEESLEAIGEAIAENGRVIVTGCLGKRAELIREAHPGVLAITGPQDYASVLGAVHQVLPPKHEPFLDLVPPTGLKLTPKHYAYLKISEGCNHRCTFCIIPSMRGDLVSRPVDEVLAEAERLVKGGVKELLVISQDTSAYGVDLRYAEREWRGRRYATRMTALCEGLAELGVWTRLHYVYPYPHVDEVIPLMAEGRLLPYLDIPFQHASPRILRLMKRPGAVDKVLARVRAWRAACPELTIRSTFIVGFPGETEAEFEELLDFLREAELDRVGAFAYSPVEGAKANDLPSPVPEAVKEERLERFMEVQAEISALRLGRRIGTTQRVLVDAVEDDLAIARSSADAPEIDGVVHIEDGGRLRPGQFVDVEIVNADTHDLFARLAPQPAKKRLPPIVATTT encoded by the coding sequence ATGTCGCGTCGTTCCCCGAAGATCGGTTTCGTCAGCCTCGGCTGCCCGAAGGCCCTGGTCGATTCCGAGCGCATCCTGACCCAGCTGCGCGTCGGAGGTTACGCGATCGTGCCGCGCCACGAGGAGGCCGACGTCGTCGTCGTCAACACCTGCGGCTTCATCGAGGCTGCGGTCGAGGAATCGCTCGAGGCGATCGGCGAGGCTATCGCCGAGAATGGCCGCGTCATCGTCACCGGCTGCCTCGGCAAGCGTGCCGAACTGATCCGTGAGGCACACCCGGGCGTGCTCGCAATTACCGGTCCGCAGGACTACGCAAGCGTGCTCGGCGCCGTGCATCAGGTACTGCCGCCGAAACATGAACCCTTTCTCGACCTGGTGCCACCAACCGGGCTCAAGCTCACCCCGAAGCACTACGCGTATCTGAAGATTTCCGAGGGCTGCAACCACCGCTGCACGTTCTGCATCATTCCGTCGATGCGTGGCGACCTCGTCTCGCGGCCGGTCGACGAGGTGCTGGCCGAAGCCGAACGGCTGGTGAAGGGTGGCGTGAAGGAACTGCTGGTGATCTCGCAGGACACCAGTGCCTACGGCGTCGATCTGCGCTATGCCGAACGCGAATGGCGCGGGCGCCGCTACGCCACGCGCATGACCGCGCTGTGCGAGGGCCTGGCCGAGCTCGGCGTATGGACGCGCCTGCACTACGTCTATCCGTATCCGCACGTGGACGAGGTCATCCCGTTGATGGCAGAGGGGCGCCTGCTGCCCTATTTGGACATTCCGTTCCAGCACGCCAGCCCGCGCATCCTCCGCCTGATGAAGCGACCCGGCGCGGTCGACAAGGTGCTTGCGCGCGTGCGTGCCTGGCGCGCGGCCTGTCCCGAATTGACCATCCGCAGCACCTTCATCGTCGGCTTTCCGGGCGAGACCGAGGCCGAGTTCGAGGAACTGCTCGACTTCCTGCGCGAAGCCGAACTCGACCGCGTCGGTGCATTCGCCTATTCGCCGGTTGAGGGTGCAAAGGCCAACGATCTGCCGTCGCCGGTGCCGGAGGCGGTCAAGGAGGAACGCCTGGAACGCTTCATGGAAGTGCAGGCTGAAATCTCGGCGCTGCGCCTCGGCCGCCGCATCGGTACCACGCAGCGCGTGCTGGTCGATGCAGTCGAGGATGATCTCGCGATCGCACGCTCCTCGGCCGATGCGCCGGAGATCGATGGTGTCGTGCACATCGAGGATGGCGGCAGGCTCAGGCCCGGCCAGTTCGTCGACGTCGAGATCGTCAACGCCGACACGCATGACCTGTTCGCGCGCCTCGCCCCGCAGCCGGCGAAGAAACGCCTGCCGCCGATCGTCGCCACGACCACTTGA
- a CDS encoding DUF3025 domain-containing protein, protein MAARRRFVAPEPADVDAGVFVRLPLADWVAVWPTLMPSPAWPTIAAFEAARRAAQDEDGVERPQFVAQDRAVLDDGLHYEQRIAAGRLATRLGNWHDLFNALVWLRWPRIKHALNAGQCAGIAEVGCSLRTRAQCALTHFDEAGVIVACADADLLAAWDTHDWPALFGTHAAAWGERIVALVFGHALLEHALVPAQYLVGKAIVLQATSDDVRALARGDATARSALDARIAALVRTMPALADPQQLRPLPLSGIPGWHAGVQDAAFHAEAPCFRPLRAGRRYPPAWPLHDKNLP, encoded by the coding sequence ATGGCCGCGCGCCGGCGCTTCGTTGCACCGGAGCCGGCCGACGTGGATGCGGGCGTGTTCGTGCGCCTGCCGCTGGCCGACTGGGTTGCGGTCTGGCCGACGCTCATGCCGTCGCCGGCCTGGCCGACGATCGCGGCTTTCGAGGCGGCGCGTCGCGCCGCACAGGACGAGGATGGGGTCGAACGTCCGCAGTTCGTCGCCCAGGATCGCGCCGTGCTCGACGACGGCCTGCACTACGAACAACGCATCGCCGCCGGCCGCCTCGCCACGCGCCTTGGCAACTGGCACGACCTGTTCAACGCGCTGGTCTGGCTGCGCTGGCCGCGCATCAAGCATGCGCTCAATGCGGGCCAGTGCGCCGGCATCGCCGAAGTCGGTTGCAGTCTGCGTACCCGCGCGCAATGCGCCTTGACCCATTTCGACGAGGCCGGCGTGATCGTCGCCTGCGCCGACGCGGACCTGCTGGCGGCATGGGATACGCATGACTGGCCGGCGTTGTTCGGCACGCACGCGGCGGCCTGGGGCGAGCGCATCGTCGCCCTCGTGTTCGGCCATGCCCTGCTCGAACACGCGCTCGTGCCGGCGCAGTACCTGGTCGGCAAGGCCATCGTCTTGCAGGCCACGTCTGACGACGTGCGGGCGCTTGCGCGTGGTGACGCCACCGCGCGTTCCGCCCTTGATGCGCGGATCGCCGCGCTGGTGCGGACCATGCCGGCCCTCGCCGATCCGCAGCAGTTGCGTCCGTTGCCGTTGTCCGGCATTCCGGGCTGGCATGCCGGCGTGCAGGATGCCGCGTTCCACGCCGAGGCGCCGTGTTTCCGGCCGCTGCGCGCCGGGCGGCGCTATCCGCCGGCGTGGCCGCTGCACGACAAGAATCTCCCGTAG